Part of the Trichoderma asperellum chromosome 1, complete sequence genome is shown below.
AGCCAACAGCAGTTTTCAAAATTTATCAAGCATCGACGTTAACAGCAAGAGTACAGCTGCACACTTGAGGCTGCGGACCTTGGATTAAACAACCCCCACAGAATAGCCTCCCTTGAGATGATCTGTTCGACATCACATGCGACAGAGTCAATGATAAGAATGAAGCAAGATTTTTCTGTGACATCACGCCATTGATTGTCCCTTCCGCAGAAAGTTTATGTATACATGGTTCTAAGCCTTTGGAAATATTGCGGGAAAGCGTCAACGAAAACTGGAGCAGCTCGATTCCGTTATCTCCTACTCGGCCCCAGCCCGGGTTATTCTGTTGGTTTCGGTCGAACAGTTAACCAAACTAGCGCCATGACTTGGCGATCTGATGGTTAGCGATCGATCCTTCTTTCTGGGCCATAACTACATATACTTACCATTCTTCATATGTGAAGTGAAATGCGATGCTGGGGCCTTGGATGTGGCAGACCGTCGGAATACTCACAGCATGACTCTTGCGATTGTGAAGCTCTTTTGTGTAATGGAGCGAGAAACTGAACTCCAGTGGCAACTCCTCGCCTTCTCTATCTCACATAATCATCGGACTGTGCGAATCTATGCGAATCTATGGCCACTATCCAGTGATAGATGGGAAAGATGTTAGATACCATCGTTATCTGTTCTATGAATCTTCGTTTATAGCACTGAACGGGGAATAGAAATGGACGGCATGTTTGTTTAGATGTCGTCCCATTACAAGAGAATATGCTCGGCTATCGATCAGTTGCCCGAACATTTTGTGAAGCTGCCGCTCCCGGCCACCAGCATATCCCAGGCTTAGGGATTCGTCATCCCTGTCACCCAGACGCTGATTCATTTTCAGCAGTCTCTATTTCAGGCATCAATTCCTCCGTCATCAGTTCCTCAGGTGGCTGAACAAGGCCAGTCAGCATCTTGGGAGCCGGTAGTCCCAGAACGATTGTGACGGACCAAGAAATGGCTAAGAGGAGAAAGGATAGATGAAAGTCAGCAGATTTTCACTGGCGGGAGACCACCTGGCAAGAGCTGGGCTATATTGGGTCGCAAACTATGGTTGTTAAACATAGATAATTCACATacctgtttcttttttagaaTCGCCACATTAGCATGACATCACATACAGGGAATTTGCTATACAAAAATATTCTATTGCTTGTCTAACGCTTGCCCACGCCCAATGAATAACGGCTATATacaaaatagaaagaaggaaggaaagaaacaaagaaagaaagatccaagaagaaaactCTCCAAGAAGAATGGTCCCACCCTCCCTCCCTATCCAAGAAAAAATCAAGGCTATCTGAAAACACATCGCCCTGTTGACTCTACTATCCatgagaaaggaaagaaggggaaggggaaggggaagaagaaggggttGACATTTTGTTAATGCCTTTGGCCAGAGCCCTAGATTTGCTGTTGAGTCGACTGGCGAAGTCGATTTGGGTCCACCTTGACACCGATCAGAGGCGCTCCCTCTGCGCTTGCCTGCGCTTCAACGGTCTCGCCGTTGACCCTCCCGAAAGCAGCTCCCCAGGGTGCATGCCGCGCGGACTgcctgctgtcgtcggggTCCCCTAGGgggcctctggcgctggcggacggGTTCGGTGGGCAACTGGCCTTGAACGGGCGAACAGCGCCCAGATCAGCTGGTCGGCAACTTGGTCTTGCTCTGTTTGATCCAAGTCGAGGCCGGCTAAGGGCGCCggctccagggtagctccagggtaggcgagACAGCGGACGggaagggggagaagagcgggggaaggagaaaaggagaatatatccaaaaaaaaaaaaaaaaaattgaaaagaaaattaaaatgaaaatacaaaaagaaaaaaggggtaAAATGATAAATGGAAAatagaaaatgaaaaggaaGCCGGAAAAAAGGTGTCCAAATGAACTCGACCCCTCACTCTCCCTCAGCTGCCATTCTCACTCTGAAATGTCCAACTCTCCAGCCCAGTGTTCCCAACTCCTTCGTACATCCCATCCCTCTGTATCCAACGTCTTTGCCAAGTATAATTTTATGTCACAATCACTCCCAGACGAACTGATGTCGCGGAGCAACGGCTTAAGCCTAAGCTTCGCATCTCTCAGCGAGTGGCGACTAGCTCAGTGACCCAGTTTCTTGATTGCTTGAGGGCCTCCCCTTCCCTGAATTCTTAACCATCATTATGACCGTCCAGGCATGCTATGACCAAAGTAGAAAATACTTCTGCCAAGGATGTCAACTTTGCGCGAGATCAAGTGAGGGCTCTTAATGGGAGACGTCCCCCGGAGCCCATAAACGCACCGAATGCAAAGTCTCACGTCACTTTTTGCTTTGCTACTTGAACAAATGGGAAGCAGATCATCGTGCCCTGGTTTCAGACATTAAGTGTGGTGTGTGATTGGTTGAGCATGTGTACCCAAGAGAAGGCATAACTGGGAAAGATTGGTGGACCGTGTATGCATATGCATTCAGAGGTTCTTGCCCCCTCTTCTCCGTCTGTGCTTGTTTATGCAGCGCCCGTTGATACAGCGCCTTCCAACTTGTAGCCCTTGAACTGGCGTGCAGGAACTTTCCTGTCGAAGAGGAGATCCAGCTCTTCGTAAGTGCGACCCATAGTCTCAGGCACGCGAAAGTATGACCAGATGAGGCAAAGAAGTGCAAGGccaccaaagaagaagcccagcTTGCCCTGTAGATTGGCTTGTTCCGGGTTGATCATGTATGGAATAGCCACAGTCATGACGATGCCCAAGACTCCCTGAGCGGCAGTAGCGGCGGCGATGGTTTTTGAACGGACACGAGTAGCTGAGCATTCTCCAAGCAAGACGAAACAGACGGGACCAATGGAGATGTCGTAGAAAAAGTTCCAGATAAGCATCAGTGACGACTCTGCCCAAATGGCACCAGAAGGGCGACCAGGAATGCAGTCGAGAATACCGATGACGAACTGAAGGACGACGAGCCACGCCAAGCCCATGACAAAAAGCGTTCGTCGGCCGAATTTGATCAAGAGAACCCAAGAGACGAGAGTTCCCACGAATCCAACAGCTACGAACAGTTGGTTAGCAAGGGAAACGCCGGATATAATGTATCGCAGTCACTATAAAGCCATGATGACTCACCCAAAAAGCCGACGGACATATCAAAAGCTTTGTCAGTGGCTAGACCAGCCtgctggaagaaaaaggtacCATAATTGATGAGGTAGATGCCGCTGAGAACTTGTGTACAGTAAACACCCATTGAAATTTCAGTCCGGCGCCAGTTGTCGCCCTTGAAGATGTCCAGGTATGTGCTGCCGGCCTCAAGCTCTTGTTCTAGGCGATCTGTTTCGACAATGAAGGCTAGGGTTGCCTGGACATTGACCTCAGGGGATGCCAGCCTTTTTAGAGATTTTTCAGCGTCCTCTAGACGGTTCTTGCGGACGAGCCACCAAGGACTTTCAGGGATGAATGCAACACCAGGAAGAATGACGAGAACCCAGAACCATTGGAGGAGAAAAGGGATTTTGTAGGCCCAGTGGTTGTTCAGCTTGGATGTGCCAGCGGTGACACCGTTTCCAAGAAGCTGGCCAATGACGAAACAAAGGTTGACAAAAGATGTGAGATGGCCACGAAGTGCCGTGGGACAGACTTCAGAGGCATAGGCCGGAGCAATGACGACAAACATACCCAACACAAGGCCAGCGAGGAGCTCTCCAGCAAGAAGGACGCTGAGAGTCTTGGAGAAGAAttggatgaagacgatgccaGCAGTGAGAATGACACAGGCTGCAAAGGTGAGTTTTCGCCCAAAGTAGTCCATGGGATACGCAGCAAAAATGGCACCAACTACCTGGCCTACAGGATTGCCCATGGAGAGAGCAGTCTGCCAAGAAGCTTCAATCACCCACTGTAAGGGATATTTTAGTCAAGTTGATATACAAAGATAGGGGCAAAAAATAGACTTACGTCTCCCTTGTACAAGTGTCCAAAGTCGCGAGCGAATTGAGGCGTTGAGTAGAGGTTTCCGATAAGCTGAGGGTCAAAGGCCAGCATGATGACACCAATGGATACAAATCCAGACCACGCAATTGCCTTGGGATACAGTCTCAGCGCTTCGGTGAAAGTGAGCTCGTGCTCAGCACGAATAGCCTCGATGGCTTCGGCGGCAGCTCCATCGTGCTTCAAGTCATGAATGGAGTCTCGTGCAGTCTCTTCCCGCTTGAGATCAGTGGCCATAGCGGCGATGAATGACTGGACCAAGCGGAGTTGCTTTTTGAGAGGTGAACCGTTGGttaaaaacaaagagagagaaaaatggaaaaggaaaaaggaatgGGAATGGAATCAAAGAGGAATAACGTGTGTGCTGGCTATCTCGCCGCAGACTGGAATTGGCAGGCCGACGATAAGAATAAAGATGTGGGACTGCGGAGTAGTAATCGGCTTTGAACAGCCAAGAGAGCAGCCTTCATGGGGCACCGCGAACCAGGTCAAGAGAATGGCGAGGATATATAGATAGGAAGGTGGTGAATGTGAGCCTGCAAAGGAGTGGAGAGGGGGTATCATGGCCCATCAAGCCTTTTGCTGCTCCGAAGCATGATTGCCATGCTTGCGGCGCCTTTTGGCCCGATGTAACGAGATTGCCACTAGCAATGGAGCGGGAGAGgcttgacgaagaggagcCAGCGATGGTACAGTACGAGAGTTGGTAGGTTGTTGCTGCATACGAGTCGTTATCAGCTCGAATGAAACGCTTGGCTGATTAGCCTGCTGGGAAGGATCACATACCTTGCGGCTCTCCCCGACTTGGCGGCTGCAAAAAGCAGGCTTGTGTCTTAGCGGTGCGAAACAGTGCATGGTTGACAAGTCTAAAAGTTGCTAGTGTGGCACAACGCGCTGCAAGTAGCCGTTAGTATCGTGAAGAGATGATTGTTCCACCTATCAGGGGTAGCGAGCACGCTGGCCGGGGGTCTCGCGCCGCTGAATCGGCTAGGGAAGCTTAAAAACAAACAATTAAGCTCACCAATTGCAGAGTTCTCCAAGCAAGCGGAGAGGCAACGTGTGTTGCAGCTGACCAGGGGCCAAGAGATATGTGTGGTGTGtttatgtgtgtgtgtctgcTAGTAGACAGTCTCGAGAGTGAAATGAAATACGTAGTTTCGATACGCCGAGTTGCGGAGGGGTCTGTTGGCTGAACCAAATGATTAGCGGAATGGAGATGGTGAGGAAAAGATGGAGGCAGTGGAGAATGAGAAGAGGCGAATACACTCACAGTGGGCGTGCGGGGGTGGATAACTCCCCTCAACGCCACAAGTGCTCCAAACAGCATGGAGAGGTTGAATTTGCAAAGGGTATCGAGGATTCGACAGTGAAGATGGACGACATTGTTGAGAAGAAAGGATTGAAATCGGCAGAGATTGAGATGTAGCCCTGAGAATTCTCCCACGCTTCTCTCCGGACTCTACTTATTCCTCAGGCATCTGCCTTGACCGTTTGTTTCTGAAGCGTCCCTTCGTCATCTGAACCGATTTATCAGGCTTTATCGAACGGCGAGAGCAGCAGACAGGCACATCGACTCACGCATTGCCAGGAATCTGTCCGAGGCCTTGCCACAAACGGAGATATTCTCGTACGGCAAGTATACTCGGACGCAGAGCTAACTCGACCGACTTCCTTAGGTTGTGCTGACATTAGCACCTAGTTGACCGCCGTCCCCGCATTTTGGGGGTCTGGATTTACAGGGCAGCACCAAGTAGATACGAGGTGGTGATACGAATTGGCAGCAGAGTGGGGGCGGCGAACTCGGATTCGTGTCAACGTTGCATCTCTAGATTGCCAGATGTGGCGATTTGCTTTATACCAGGTAACGCGAGAGACTCCGCTTTGTAGATAGAGAATGAGAGGATGTTTGAGATGCGCGGAAATAATAGAGCATAGGGGCTATTCGTTGTGCTGTAACATGGCGTTGGAGTGCACCGTGATGTGATGGTTTCATCTTGTTGTAATTAGTTACTAATTCAGCTGGGGGACAGCACAATCGAGTCACGATTCATGACGTTTCTCGGCTCCGGGTAGCTGCATTGTGCTACTCAGCCGTCGGTTGTCGCAAGCCGGGCTCCGATCGTGATAGATTAATTTGGCGGCGTGGAGACATGCACGGGGTAACTGTAATGAGCAGCTCGGATTGTGGCATTGGGCAGGGAATATAGGTAAAACTCCGTTGTAGTGTCATAAATGCTTTAAATCGACTGATAGTGGTAATGAGAAGCCGAGATTTTGATCGATTCGCTGCTTGATAGGCGAAATCAAGCATTCTTTAGCAGAAATGGTCAACCACCGTTACCAAATCATTTATGCCGTACAATTGACAAAGATTCCGTATATGAAAAAGATTCAGCTGCATAGATTATTAAACAATAGCACGCTAACAAGTTTTATTGTCATACAAGATGAAGCATAAATGTAACGTGATGAAGCTTTAGGAAGATTCCCCGCTGGATTGAAGTGCAGCACAGAGAAGAATACAAGACATTTGTGGCGTCGTTTACTGTAAGACACCGCACGGATGGTGATTTCTGCTGTAACATTAATTTTTTCAACTTAAAATTTCGATGATACTTCGCCTAGAGTCTTATAGCCATTTCTGTTATATCATCTGAGGGAAAATAGAAGTAGAGATAGAGCCTCCCTGTATATGTATTTACATGTTGCATGCAGACAATCATAATCATCATAATCTAGACTGTCCTCTGCTAGTCAAAACGGGAGTAGCAGTATCAATTTTCTTGT
Proteins encoded:
- a CDS encoding uncharacterized protein (EggNog:ENOG41~TransMembrane:11 (o45-65i127-145o151-174i186-205o225-246i309-329o341-361i368-386o406-424i436-457o469-486i)): MATDLKREETARDSIHDLKHDGAAAEAIEAIRAEHELTFTEALRLYPKAIAWSGFVSIGVIMLAFDPQLIGNLYSTPQFARDFGHLYKGDWVIEASWQTALSMGNPVGQVVGAIFAAYPMDYFGRKLTFAACVILTAGIVFIQFFSKTLSVLLAGELLAGLVLGMFVVIAPAYASEVCPTALRGHLTSFVNLCFVIGQLLGNGVTAGTSKLNNHWAYKIPFLLQWFWVLVILPGVAFIPESPWWLVRKNRLEDAEKSLKRLASPEVNVQATLAFIVETDRLEQELEAGSTYLDIFKGDNWRRTEISMGVYCTQVLSGIYLINYGTFFFQQAGLATDKAFDMSVGFLAVGFVGTLVSWVLLIKFGRRTLFVMGLAWLVVLQFVIGILDCIPGRPSGAIWAESSLMLIWNFFYDISIGPVCFVLLGECSATRVRSKTIAAATAAQGVLGIVMTVAIPYMINPEQANLQGKLGFFFGGLALLCLIWSYFRVPETMGRTYEELDLLFDRKVPARQFKGYKLEGAVSTGAA